In the Wyeomyia smithii strain HCP4-BCI-WySm-NY-G18 chromosome 2, ASM2978416v1, whole genome shotgun sequence genome, one interval contains:
- the LOC129722445 gene encoding glycoprotein endo-alpha-1,2-mannosidase-like protein → MTLLNFKFSIKSMKLLICFIGISSLLLLIFCLYSTLNTPEKIIQPLMPSTDQQVISYELLRSQNAALVPEKYNEHEVKTRIIREKIKRLAGDKNAELSTPARRNRTIALNRNIQIFYYAPVAWYKPHPTLASDKLIRLVENGSAVSFRPNDDQVINIAFYPKRKLYNTTETIIRDHFNDIQNCGIGVVILVWQPSFNEGLLMATFKTAAIYNLKIAVEILEYPDRTIESIRNNIKYFMDLFGKDQESTLSYFRVLSKQRNLPIFYVRQAYKINDADWSRLLSRNGMLTIRGTSYDAIILAHIGAKEHKSIVRRGGFDGFYTYLPSNGANYATTWKNWSQLKKFADTYKLLFVPTIGPGYYDRKKYSRNGHLNHGGITNIKRYRSNGQYFDVAWRTALKNNAQLITINSYNNWVDGTQIEAAIPVFGFRDYLPGSPEKYLDLTQSWIEEFVKYKLNSIKLGGKSESSLGCYDFINNTIC, encoded by the exons ATGACCCTGCTGAACTTTAAATTCTCCATCAAATCGATGAAGCTGCTGATATGCTTCATTGGCATCTCGTCTTTGTTACTGCTGATATTCTGTCTCTACAGTACTCTGAATACTCCGGAAAAGATCATACAGCCACTTATGCCAAGCACAGACCAGCAAGTAATCAGTTATGAACTGCTGCGGAGTCAGAATGCTGCTCTGGTGCCGGAAAAGTACAACGAGCACGAAGTGAAAACCCGTATAATCAGAGAGAAAATCAAGCGACTTGCTGGGGACAAGAACGCTGAATTGAGTACTCCAGCACGTAGAAACCGTACTATTGCATTGAATCGAAACATTCAGATCTTCTACTATGCTCCGGTGGCGTGGTATAAACCACATCCGACCCTAGCGAGTGACAAG CTGATTCGTCTGGTCGAAAACGGGTCTGCCGTTTCATTCCGTCCGAACGATGATCAAGTAATCAACATTGCGTTTTACCCGAAACGGAAACTGTATAACACAACGGAAACGATTATTCGAGATCATTTCAATGACATTCAAAACTGTGGAATAGGAGTCGTGATTCTGGTATGGCAGCCCAGTTTCAACGAGGGTTTACTGATGGCTACTTTCAAAACGGCAGCGATTTATAATCTGAAAATTGCCGTTGAAATACTGGAATATCCCGATCGTACGATTGAAAGTATTAGGAATAATATCAAATACTTCATGGATCTCTTCGGTAAGGATCAAGAAAGCACACTAAGCTATTTCAGGGTGCTGTCGAAGCAGCGTAACTTACCGATATTCTACGTAAGGCAAGCTTACAAGATCAACGATGCCGATTGGTCCCGGTTGCTGTCCCGCAACGGAATGTTGACGATCCGCGGTACCAGTTATGATGCGATTATTCTGGCCCACATTGGTGCCAAAGAGCATAAGTCGATCGTCCGCAGAGGTGGTTTCGACGGATTCTACACATATCTACCAAGCAATGGGGCGAATTATGCGACCACTTGGAAGAACTGGTCGCAACTGAAAAAATTTGCCGACACCTATAAGCTGCTGTTTGTACCGACGATCGGTCCTGGATATTACGATCGTAAAAAGTACTCGCGCAACGGACATCTCAACCATGGAGGAATAACGAACATAAAGCGTTACCGCTCGAACGGGCAATATTTCGATGTGGCATGGAGAACAGCGTTGAAGAACAACGCACAGCTGATCACCATCAACAGCTACAACAACTGGGTCGATGGGACGCAAATTGAAGCCGCCATTCCGGTGTTCGGTTTTCGAGACTATCTGCCGGGCTCGCCGGAAAAGTACCTGGACCTTACCCAATCCTGGATAGAGGAATTCGTCAAGTACAAGCTCAATAGTATCAAGCTCGGGGGGAAGAGTGAAAGTTCACTGGGCTGTTATGATTTCATAAACAATACTATCTGTTAG